In Niallia sp. FSL W8-0635, one genomic interval encodes:
- a CDS encoding YlmH family RNA-binding protein, which produces MSIYQHFRPEEREFIDQVENWRSYVENTYSPKLSDFLDPREQKVLSMIIGEHQEVKFQFFGGYEQAERKRALLYPEYYEADKEDFNLSLLEVNYPKKFVTIEHPHVLGSLMSLGLNRNKFGDILVVDGEIQFVVAAEVEDYVRLQLESIGKAKISLSAVSLDKLIFKEEHWTEITTTVSSLRLDTLIAAIYNFSREKAKTYITQGLVKVNFTLIENVAFICEEGDVFSVRGEGRATIKSMEGRTKKDKWRIVVGKLK; this is translated from the coding sequence ATGTCAATCTATCAACACTTTCGCCCAGAAGAAAGAGAGTTTATCGATCAAGTAGAAAATTGGCGAAGCTATGTCGAAAATACCTATTCCCCGAAATTATCCGATTTTTTGGATCCAAGGGAACAAAAAGTACTCAGTATGATTATTGGTGAGCATCAGGAAGTGAAATTTCAGTTTTTTGGTGGATATGAACAGGCAGAAAGAAAACGCGCCCTCCTCTATCCTGAATATTACGAAGCAGATAAAGAGGATTTTAACTTATCTTTACTAGAAGTTAATTATCCAAAGAAATTTGTCACCATTGAACATCCACATGTTTTAGGAAGCTTAATGTCTCTTGGATTAAATCGTAATAAATTCGGTGATATTTTGGTTGTGGATGGGGAAATTCAATTTGTTGTTGCGGCAGAAGTAGAGGATTATGTAAGACTTCAGCTTGAATCGATCGGGAAAGCAAAGATAAGCCTTTCAGCTGTTTCTTTAGATAAACTTATTTTTAAAGAAGAGCATTGGACAGAAATCACTACGACCGTTTCCTCTCTGCGCCTCGATACACTAATTGCAGCTATTTATAATTTTTCAAGGGAAAAGGCAAAAACATATATTACGCAAGGATTAGTAAAAGTGAATTTTACTTTAATTGAGAATGTTGCATTTATATGTGAAGAAGGAGATGTATTTTCCGTTCGGGGAGAAGGAAGAGCTACCATTAAATCCATGGAAGGTAGAACCAAAAAAGATAAATGGCGAATTGTGGTAGGTAAATTGAAGTAG
- the pgeF gene encoding peptidoglycan editing factor PgeF — protein sequence MEPFTLGNKQFFNLELWEQQFPNLLVGFTTKNGGNSKGDYASLNMAFHVNDQKEAVVANRNEVARELAFPLEQWVGAEQTHKVHIVEVTKAHRGLGSKDYESALKDTDGFFTFEKNILLTLCFADCVPLYFIHPATKAIGIAHAGWQGTVKGIAREMMKVFASHAIPVEEVMAVIGPSITDRHYIVDDRVINEMDKAIHSKEKPYATVSKGQYSLNLQEANKLIMLEEGILESNIFITNYCTYEDDTYFFSHRRDKGKTGRMMSYIGWREEEGNENVSER from the coding sequence ATGGAACCTTTTACTTTAGGAAATAAACAGTTTTTTAATCTTGAATTATGGGAGCAGCAGTTTCCGAATCTACTAGTTGGTTTCACAACAAAAAATGGTGGGAATAGTAAAGGCGATTATGCTAGTTTAAATATGGCATTTCATGTAAATGATCAAAAAGAAGCAGTAGTAGCCAATCGTAATGAAGTAGCACGGGAATTAGCCTTTCCTTTGGAGCAATGGGTTGGAGCAGAGCAAACCCATAAAGTCCATATTGTAGAAGTAACAAAAGCGCATAGAGGATTGGGTTCCAAAGATTATGAAAGTGCACTAAAAGATACAGATGGTTTTTTTACTTTTGAAAAAAATATATTATTAACATTATGCTTTGCTGATTGTGTTCCATTATATTTTATCCATCCAGCTACAAAGGCGATTGGAATCGCGCATGCAGGCTGGCAAGGAACGGTAAAAGGCATTGCCAGGGAAATGATGAAAGTGTTTGCCTCTCATGCTATTCCGGTGGAAGAGGTAATGGCTGTAATTGGTCCTTCTATTACAGATCGTCACTATATTGTGGACGACCGAGTTATTAATGAAATGGATAAGGCGATACATTCTAAGGAAAAGCCATATGCGACTGTTTCTAAAGGGCAATACAGTCTGAATTTACAGGAAGCAAATAAGCTGATTATGCTGGAAGAAGGTATATTGGAAAGCAATATTTTTATAACCAATTACTGTACCTATGAAGATGACACTTATTTTTTCTCTCACAGAAGAGATAAAGGAAAAACGGGAAGAATGATGAGTTATATTGGATGGAGAGAGGAAGAAGGAAACGAAAATGTTAGTGAAAGATAA
- a CDS encoding cell division protein SepF, translated as MSIKSKIKTFFFLEDEDYEEEQARYQEEPSEPARNYKQPVQQTQHNQHIQQPKNNQNVVSLQSIQKSSKVFLVEPRVYAEAQDIADQLKNRRAVVVNLQRIEKDQGKRIVDFLSGTVYAIGGDIQKIGTDIFLCTPDNVEVSGNISQILQDAEYENTRW; from the coding sequence ATGAGTATAAAATCGAAAATAAAAACGTTCTTTTTTTTAGAAGATGAAGATTACGAAGAAGAGCAAGCTAGATATCAAGAAGAGCCAAGCGAGCCTGCTAGAAATTATAAGCAGCCTGTTCAGCAAACTCAGCACAATCAACATATTCAACAACCGAAAAATAACCAAAATGTTGTTAGCTTACAGAGCATACAAAAATCATCTAAAGTATTTTTGGTTGAGCCACGGGTTTATGCAGAAGCACAGGATATTGCGGATCAGTTAAAAAACCGCCGTGCTGTGGTTGTGAATTTACAGCGAATTGAAAAGGACCAAGGGAAACGCATAGTAGATTTCTTGAGTGGAACTGTATATGCGATTGGTGGAGATATTCAAAAAATTGGTACAGACATATTCCTATGCACTCCAGATAATGTAGAAGTTTCAGGGAATATATCCCAAATCCTGCAGGATGCAGAATACGAAAATACGAGGTGGTAA
- a CDS encoding YggS family pyridoxal phosphate-dependent enzyme: MLVKDNLEVIKQEIANACEKGNRNPEEVTIIAVTKYVTIERAQEALNAGIVHLGENREEGLLAKYEVLQDKPIWHFIGSLQTRKVKGIIDYVDYIHSLDRLSLAKEIHKRANRTIKCFVQVNVSKEESKHGMEPEEVIDFVKQLSEYPNVQVVGLMTMAPFTEDKVFLRQCFQKLKSIQENVIGLQLPYAPCTELSMGMSNDYSIAIEEGATMIRIGTALVGSEK, translated from the coding sequence ATGTTAGTGAAAGATAATCTTGAAGTAATAAAGCAAGAAATTGCAAATGCATGTGAAAAAGGGAATCGGAATCCAGAAGAGGTAACAATTATTGCTGTGACAAAATATGTTACAATAGAGCGAGCGCAAGAAGCATTGAATGCGGGAATTGTTCATCTAGGTGAAAATCGAGAAGAAGGCTTATTGGCCAAGTATGAGGTTCTTCAGGACAAGCCAATTTGGCATTTTATTGGATCATTGCAGACGAGAAAAGTAAAAGGTATTATAGATTATGTAGACTATATTCACTCTTTAGATCGACTATCTTTGGCAAAAGAAATACATAAAAGAGCGAATCGTACCATAAAGTGTTTTGTACAGGTTAATGTTTCGAAAGAAGAATCGAAGCACGGAATGGAACCGGAAGAAGTAATTGATTTTGTTAAACAATTATCCGAATATCCAAATGTTCAAGTAGTTGGATTAATGACAATGGCACCATTTACGGAAGATAAAGTATTTCTACGTCAATGCTTTCAAAAATTAAAAAGCATCCAAGAAAATGTAATAGGATTACAATTACCATATGCTCCATGTACAGAGCTTTCTATGGGAATGTCGAATGATTATTCCATTGCGATCGAAGAGGGAGCAACAATGATAAGAATTGGAACTGCTTTAGTGGGAAGCGAGAAATAG
- the ftsZ gene encoding cell division protein FtsZ, with amino-acid sequence MLEFDTNIDSLAVIKVIGVGGGGNNAVNRMIEHGVQGVEFIAVNTDAQALNLSKAEIKMQIGGKLTRGLGAGANPEVGKKAAEESKEQIEEALKGADMVFVTAGMGGGTGTGAAPVIAQIAHDLGALTVGVVTRPFTFEGRKRSTHAASGITALKDAVDTLIVIPNDRLLEIVDKSTPMLEAFREADNVLRQGVQGISDLIATPGLINLDFADVKTIMVNKGSALMGIGVAAGENRAAEAAKKAISSPLLETSIDGAQGVLMNITGGSNLSLYEVQEAADIVASASDQDVNMIFGSVINDSLKDEIVVTVIATGFNQDLSQPQPGRPGFGGLKPNTNSTSQNSNPVNTREVKREEPHVQKEQPRNTNVQQTEDTLDIPTFLRNRNRRR; translated from the coding sequence ATGTTGGAATTTGATACAAATATAGATTCACTAGCTGTAATAAAAGTTATAGGAGTAGGTGGCGGTGGGAATAACGCTGTTAACCGAATGATTGAACATGGTGTTCAAGGGGTAGAATTTATTGCTGTGAATACAGATGCACAAGCATTAAATCTATCGAAAGCTGAAATTAAAATGCAAATAGGCGGCAAGCTAACGAGAGGACTTGGTGCAGGTGCCAATCCTGAAGTAGGAAAGAAGGCTGCTGAGGAAAGTAAAGAACAAATTGAAGAGGCGTTAAAAGGAGCAGATATGGTCTTTGTAACGGCTGGAATGGGTGGCGGAACTGGTACAGGTGCTGCACCAGTTATTGCTCAAATCGCTCATGACTTAGGTGCGTTAACAGTCGGTGTTGTAACAAGACCATTCACTTTTGAAGGAAGAAAAAGATCTACACATGCTGCTAGTGGAATTACGGCACTAAAAGATGCAGTAGATACTTTAATTGTGATTCCAAACGATCGCTTACTTGAAATCGTAGATAAATCAACTCCAATGCTTGAAGCATTTAGAGAAGCAGATAATGTATTACGACAAGGTGTACAAGGTATCTCTGACTTAATCGCAACACCGGGTCTTATTAACTTGGACTTCGCTGATGTGAAAACAATTATGGTGAATAAAGGTTCAGCACTTATGGGTATAGGGGTTGCTGCAGGAGAAAATCGTGCAGCTGAAGCAGCTAAAAAAGCTATTTCCTCCCCGCTTCTTGAAACTTCTATTGACGGAGCACAAGGAGTACTAATGAATATTACTGGCGGATCGAATTTAAGCTTGTATGAAGTACAAGAAGCAGCAGATATTGTTGCATCTGCTTCTGATCAAGATGTAAATATGATCTTTGGTTCTGTTATCAATGACAGTTTAAAAGATGAAATAGTTGTTACTGTAATTGCTACAGGCTTTAACCAAGATTTATCTCAACCACAGCCAGGCAGACCTGGATTTGGAGGATTAAAGCCAAATACCAATAGTACAAGCCAAAACAGTAATCCTGTTAATACGAGAGAAGTAAAAAGAGAAGAACCACATGTTCAAAAAGAACAACCAAGAAACACGAATGTACAACAAACAGAGGATACTTTAGATATCCCAACATTCTTAAGAAATAGAAACCGCAGAAGATAA
- a CDS encoding YggT family protein has protein sequence MTFIILVLAKLLQYYSYALIIYILMSWIPSARETSIGVFLAKVCEPYLEVFRRVIPPIGMLDISPIVAIFVLNLAGMGIQQLGMWFI, from the coding sequence ATGACATTTATTATTTTAGTATTAGCTAAATTATTACAGTATTACTCCTATGCATTAATTATTTACATTCTAATGTCTTGGATTCCGAGTGCTCGTGAAACATCTATTGGTGTTTTTCTTGCTAAAGTATGTGAACCATACTTAGAAGTTTTCAGAAGGGTTATTCCACCAATTGGTATGCTAGATATTTCACCAATTGTTGCTATCTTTGTTTTAAACCTTGCTGGAATGGGAATTCAACAATTAGGAATGTGGTTTATATAA
- the ftsA gene encoding cell division protein FtsA: MNSNELYVSLDIGTSSIKVIIGEMINESLNIIGVGIVPSEGLKKGSIVDIDETVHSIRQAIEQAERMVGMEIKQVIVGVSGNHVNLQTSRGVVAVSSENREITIEDVIRVKDAAQVVSIPPEKEIIDIIPKQFIVDGLDEITDPRGMIGVRLEMEGTIITGSKTILHNTLRCVERAGLEIQDISLQPLATGSFALSKDEKNLGVALIDIGGGSTTIAVFENGFLKATSVIPIGGDHITKDLSIGLRTTTEDAEKIKIKYGYAFYDHASEEEVFSVPIIGSDQHQQFNQLEISDIIEARLEEIFELVGHEIARFGVYDLPGGFVLTGGVASTKGILELAQDVFQSRIRIAIPDYIGVREPQYTTAVGLIKFSYKNSKLQGGNIHNPVTVPAENREKVQKPASQKPAYEKKQVEKEPSKFKKFMGYFFD; encoded by the coding sequence ATGAACAGCAATGAACTTTATGTAAGTCTAGACATCGGTACATCCAGCATAAAAGTTATCATTGGAGAAATGATAAACGAATCTTTAAATATTATTGGTGTAGGCATCGTCCCATCAGAAGGTTTAAAAAAAGGTTCAATAGTGGATATAGATGAAACCGTTCATTCTATTCGACAAGCAATAGAGCAAGCCGAAAGAATGGTTGGAATGGAGATTAAACAAGTAATTGTTGGCGTTTCGGGAAATCATGTTAATCTGCAAACTTCACGTGGAGTTGTTGCAGTTTCAAGTGAAAATCGCGAAATTACTATTGAAGATGTAATTAGGGTAAAGGATGCTGCACAAGTAGTCTCCATTCCCCCAGAAAAAGAAATTATTGATATCATTCCGAAACAATTTATTGTCGATGGATTAGATGAAATAACGGATCCTAGGGGAATGATAGGTGTACGTCTTGAAATGGAAGGTACGATTATAACCGGAAGTAAAACCATTTTACATAACACCTTAAGATGTGTGGAAAGAGCAGGGCTAGAAATTCAAGATATTTCCTTACAGCCACTAGCTACAGGGTCTTTCGCACTTTCAAAAGATGAAAAAAACTTAGGGGTAGCATTGATAGATATAGGTGGTGGATCAACCACTATTGCTGTATTTGAAAATGGATTCCTAAAAGCAACAAGTGTTATTCCGATAGGAGGAGACCATATCACAAAGGATTTATCGATTGGTCTTCGCACTACGACAGAAGATGCAGAAAAAATTAAAATTAAGTATGGATATGCCTTTTATGATCATGCTTCTGAAGAAGAGGTCTTTAGTGTTCCAATCATAGGAAGCGATCAGCATCAACAATTTAATCAATTAGAGATTTCTGATATTATTGAAGCTAGATTAGAAGAAATCTTTGAACTTGTTGGTCATGAAATAGCTAGATTTGGTGTATACGACCTTCCAGGAGGATTCGTATTAACTGGTGGGGTAGCTAGTACGAAAGGGATTTTAGAATTAGCACAAGATGTTTTCCAAAGCCGAATTAGAATTGCTATTCCTGATTATATTGGAGTTAGAGAGCCACAATATACTACTGCTGTTGGTTTAATTAAATTCTCCTATAAAAATAGTAAACTTCAAGGTGGAAATATCCATAATCCTGTCACCGTTCCTGCTGAAAATAGGGAAAAAGTTCAAAAACCAGCATCCCAAAAACCAGCATATGAAAAAAAACAAGTGGAAAAGGAACCTTCAAAGTTTAAGAAATTTATGGGTTATTTCTTTGATTAA
- the sigE gene encoding RNA polymerase sporulation sigma factor SigE gives MKKWKLRLSYYWYKFLIKIGLKTDEVFYIGGSEALPPPLTKEEEEILLEKLPKGDQAARSMLIERNLRLVVYIARKFENTGINIEDLISIGTIGLIKAVNTFNPEKKIKLATYASRCIENEILMYLRRNNKIRSEVSFDEPLNIDWDGNELLLSDVMGTEDDIITKDLDASVDKKLLVKALHQLSKREKQIMELRFGLGTGEEKTQKDVADMLGISQSYISRLEKRIIKRLQKEFNKMV, from the coding sequence ATGAAGAAATGGAAGCTTCGCTTATCTTATTATTGGTACAAATTTTTAATTAAAATTGGATTGAAAACAGACGAAGTATTTTATATTGGTGGAAGTGAAGCACTGCCTCCTCCGTTAACGAAAGAAGAAGAAGAAATTCTTTTAGAAAAACTTCCAAAAGGGGATCAAGCAGCACGATCGATGCTAATTGAAAGAAATTTACGTCTTGTTGTTTATATTGCAAGAAAGTTTGAAAATACAGGCATTAATATTGAAGACCTAATTAGTATTGGTACAATTGGTTTGATTAAGGCGGTAAATACATTTAATCCAGAGAAAAAGATTAAGCTTGCCACTTATGCCTCCAGATGTATTGAAAACGAAATATTAATGTATTTGCGCAGAAATAATAAAATTCGTTCAGAGGTTTCTTTTGATGAACCATTAAATATTGATTGGGATGGAAATGAACTTCTTCTTTCAGATGTGATGGGAACAGAAGATGATATTATTACGAAGGATTTAGATGCAAGTGTTGATAAGAAGCTATTAGTAAAAGCCCTACATCAGCTTTCCAAAAGGGAAAAACAAATCATGGAATTGCGGTTTGGTTTAGGTACAGGCGAAGAAAAGACCCAAAAAGATGTTGCTGATATGCTTGGAATTTCACAATCGTATATTTCACGATTAGAGAAAAGAATTATCAAGAGACTACAAAAAGAATTTAATAAAATGGTTTAA
- the sigG gene encoding RNA polymerase sporulation sigma factor SigG, whose amino-acid sequence MTRNKVEICGVDTSKLPVLKNEEMRLLFKQMHEGDISARESLVNGNLRLVLSVIQRFNNRGEFVDDLFQVGCIGLMKSIDNFDLSQNVKFSTYAVPMIIGEIRRYLRDNNPIRVSRSLRDIAYKALQVRERLMNKTSKEPTAEEIAKELDIPHEDIVFALDAIQDPVSLFEPIYNDGGDPIYVMDQLSDEKNKDIQWVEELALKEGMRRLNDREKLILRKRFFQGKTQMEVADEIGISQAQVSRLEKAAIKQMNKNIQS is encoded by the coding sequence TTGACTCGAAATAAAGTAGAAATTTGCGGTGTTGATACATCAAAGCTTCCAGTGTTGAAAAACGAAGAAATGAGATTACTCTTCAAGCAAATGCATGAGGGAGATATATCCGCAAGAGAAAGTCTCGTAAATGGAAATCTCCGCCTCGTATTAAGTGTGATTCAACGATTTAATAATCGAGGAGAATTCGTTGATGACTTATTTCAAGTGGGTTGTATTGGTCTAATGAAATCTATCGATAATTTTGATTTAAGTCAAAACGTTAAGTTTTCCACCTATGCTGTCCCAATGATTATTGGAGAAATTCGCCGTTATCTACGCGATAATAATCCAATTAGGGTTTCCAGATCTCTGAGAGACATTGCTTATAAGGCATTACAGGTCAGAGAACGGTTGATGAACAAAACATCAAAAGAACCGACAGCTGAGGAAATTGCCAAAGAGTTAGACATTCCACATGAGGATATTGTTTTTGCATTAGATGCCATTCAAGACCCGGTATCTCTTTTTGAACCAATATATAATGACGGTGGAGATCCGATTTATGTAATGGATCAATTAAGTGATGAAAAAAATAAGGATATACAATGGGTGGAAGAATTGGCTTTAAAAGAAGGAATGCGCCGATTAAATGATCGAGAAAAACTGATTTTGCGAAAGCGATTTTTCCAAGGGAAAACACAAATGGAAGTTGCAGATGAAATCGGCATCTCACAAGCGCAAGTCTCAAGATTGGAAAAAGCTGCTATCAAACAAATGAATAAAAATATCCAAAGCTAA
- the spoIIGA gene encoding sigma-E processing peptidase SpoIIGA, which yields MAIYLDVIWLLNFLFDSLLLYLTGILLKKKIIHWRILLGGFIGSLIILLSITSLSPYTSHPLSKLLFSIVMVATAFGYKRFRTYFQALMIFYLTTFLIGGTLIGAHYFIQFDFQLSSSVLLASVKGFGDPISWLFVLLGFPIAWYFSRRNVEGIEVTKIQYDQIIDVTFQIGGKEFAVKGLVDSGNQVYDPISRLPVMFVSLKNIVSDMPAELIRLSEQPEEVIYGSESIAPEWESRMRIIPYKVVGKDHQLIIAVKPDFLLLKKEQELIAVEKGLISFTNQVLSAEDAFDCIVHPKMLLGKKSVEEKVS from the coding sequence TTGGCCATTTATCTAGATGTAATATGGCTATTGAATTTTCTGTTTGACAGTTTATTACTATATTTAACTGGAATTCTCTTAAAGAAAAAAATTATTCATTGGAGAATTTTGCTTGGTGGATTCATTGGTTCTTTAATTATTTTGTTATCCATCACTTCTCTTAGTCCCTATACAAGTCATCCATTATCCAAACTGCTATTTTCCATTGTGATGGTAGCAACTGCTTTTGGATATAAACGATTTCGTACCTATTTTCAAGCTTTAATGATTTTTTACTTAACCACCTTTTTAATTGGTGGAACGTTGATAGGTGCTCATTATTTTATACAGTTTGATTTTCAACTGTCTTCTTCCGTACTTCTTGCAAGTGTGAAAGGATTTGGTGATCCAATTAGTTGGTTATTTGTCCTTTTAGGTTTTCCGATTGCTTGGTACTTTTCACGTAGAAATGTGGAAGGAATCGAAGTAACAAAGATTCAATACGATCAAATAATCGATGTTACTTTTCAAATAGGTGGAAAGGAGTTTGCGGTCAAAGGATTGGTGGATAGTGGAAATCAAGTGTATGACCCAATCTCTCGTCTTCCAGTTATGTTTGTTTCCTTGAAAAATATTGTTAGTGATATGCCGGCAGAGTTAATTCGTTTATCAGAGCAGCCAGAAGAGGTCATCTATGGTAGTGAGTCGATTGCTCCAGAATGGGAAAGTAGGATGCGCATTATTCCATATAAGGTAGTTGGAAAGGATCATCAGCTAATTATTGCTGTGAAACCTGATTTTCTGCTTTTAAAAAAGGAACAGGAACTAATTGCGGTTGAAAAAGGATTGATTTCATTTACAAACCAAGTTCTCTCCGCTGAGGATGCATTTGATTGTATTGTTCATCCGAAAATGCTTTTAGGAAAGAAATCAGTGGAAGAAAAGGTTAGTTAA
- a CDS encoding DivIVA domain-containing protein, whose protein sequence is MPLTPLDIHNKEFAKGFRGYDEDEVNEFLDQVIKDYENIIREKKELEERLNELTDRIGHYNTIEETLNKSIVVAQEAAEEVKRNAQKEAKLIIKEAEKNADRIVNESLSKARKIALEIEELKKQSKVFRTRFKMLIEAQLDMLNNDDWDHLLEYELDASELNSTK, encoded by the coding sequence ATGCCATTAACGCCGTTAGATATTCATAACAAGGAATTTGCCAAAGGCTTCCGCGGTTATGATGAAGATGAAGTAAATGAATTTCTTGACCAGGTAATTAAAGATTATGAAAATATTATCCGTGAGAAAAAAGAACTAGAAGAAAGATTAAACGAGTTAACTGATCGTATCGGCCACTATAATACAATTGAAGAAACGTTAAATAAATCCATTGTAGTAGCACAGGAAGCTGCCGAGGAAGTTAAACGTAATGCACAAAAAGAAGCAAAACTAATTATAAAAGAAGCAGAAAAAAATGCTGATCGCATTGTAAATGAATCATTATCGAAAGCAAGAAAGATTGCCCTTGAAATTGAAGAATTGAAAAAGCAATCAAAAGTATTCCGTACTCGATTCAAAATGCTAATTGAAGCACAATTAGATATGCTGAATAATGATGATTGGGATCATTTGTTAGAATATGAATTAGATGCATCCGAATTAAATTCAACAAAATAA